In the Phaeobacter gallaeciensis genome, one interval contains:
- the mdh gene encoding malate dehydrogenase: MARPKIALIGAGQIGGTLAHLAALKELGDVVLFDIAEGTPEGKALDIAESGPSEGFDASLKGTQSYADIAGADVCIVTAGVPRKPGMSRDDLLGINLKVMKSVGEGIRDNAPDAFVICITNPLDAMVWALREFSGLPHEKVCGMAGVLDSARFRHFLAEEFKVSMKDVTAFVLGGHGDTMVPLTRYSTVAGIPLPDLVQMGWTTQEKMDAIVQRTRDGGAEIVGLLKTGSAFYAPATSAIEMAEAYLKDQKRVLPCAAYVDGALGLNGMYVGVPTVIGAGGVERVIDIKMTKDEQAMFDNSVNAVKGLVDACKGIDASLA; encoded by the coding sequence ATGGCACGACCCAAAATCGCCCTTATCGGCGCAGGTCAGATCGGTGGCACCCTTGCCCATCTCGCAGCTCTGAAAGAACTCGGCGACGTCGTTCTTTTCGATATTGCCGAAGGCACCCCGGAAGGCAAAGCGCTGGATATCGCAGAATCCGGTCCCTCCGAAGGCTTTGACGCCTCGCTGAAGGGCACCCAGAGCTATGCCGATATCGCGGGCGCAGACGTCTGCATCGTCACCGCCGGCGTGCCGCGCAAGCCGGGCATGAGCCGCGATGACCTGCTGGGTATCAACCTGAAAGTCATGAAATCCGTTGGCGAAGGCATCCGCGACAACGCGCCCGACGCTTTCGTGATCTGCATCACCAACCCGCTGGACGCAATGGTCTGGGCACTGCGCGAATTCTCGGGCCTGCCCCACGAGAAAGTCTGCGGCATGGCCGGCGTTCTGGACTCTGCCCGCTTCCGCCACTTCCTGGCCGAAGAATTCAAGGTCTCCATGAAAGACGTCACCGCCTTCGTTCTGGGCGGCCACGGCGACACCATGGTTCCGCTGACCCGCTACTCCACCGTTGCCGGTATCCCGCTGCCCGACCTGGTGCAGATGGGCTGGACCACACAAGAGAAGATGGACGCCATCGTGCAGCGTACCCGTGATGGCGGCGCCGAAATCGTTGGCCTGCTGAAAACTGGCTCCGCCTTCTACGCACCGGCGACCTCGGCAATCGAAATGGCCGAAGCCTACCTGAAAGACCAGAAGCGCGTTCTGCCCTGCGCCGCCTATGTGGACGGTGCCCTGGGTCTCAACGGCATGTACGTGGGCGTGCCCACCGTAATCGGTGCCGGCGGCGTCGAGCGCGTCATCGACATCAAGATGACCAAAGACGAGCAAGCCATGTTCGACAACTCGGTCAACGCAGTCAAAGGTCTGGTCGACGCCTGCAAAGGCATCGACGCCTCGCTGGCCTAA